Sequence from the Sanguibacter keddieii DSM 10542 genome:
CGAACCCTCCTTCCGCGCCTCGCGAGCACCAGAGGACGTCGAACCCTGTCGCCTCGCCCGTCATGCGCTCGGCGATCTCGAAGATCTGCAGCATGCTCGACTGCGCCATCTTCAGGCCGGAGTCCGCGCCTCCCTCGCCCCCGCCGGCCTTCGGCTCGGGCTTGAGCTCGCTGAGGACGCCGCGGGCCGCGTCACGGACCCCCGCGACCGCGAGGCGGGCGCCCTCCGGCAGCCCCTCGGGGAAGCGCTCCGCGGGCAGACCGGCGACCAGGGAGCCGAAGTCGGCGGTCGCGGCGTCGAGGTCGGTGGTCAGCACGCCACCGTGGCGTCGGGCCTGGCGCGCCGCGTGCTCGATCGACGCGACCGAGAGCTCGACCGTCGCCGCTGCCGTGACGCGGTCGGCCAGCTCGTGGGCCTCGTCGGCGACCACGACGGAGTGCTCGGGGAGCACGTTGGGGGACCCCGTCGCCGCGATGCCCAGCATCGCGTGGTTGGTCACCACGACGTCGGCCTCCCGCGCGAGGGCGCGCGCACGCTCGGGGAAGCACTCCTCGATGAGGGGGCAGCGCTGGCCGAGGCACTCGAGGGACGTCACCGAGACCTGCCGCCAGGCGCGGTCCGGGACACCGGGGACGAGGTCGTCACGGTCGCCCGTGTCGGTCGCCCTGGCCCACTCGCGCAGCCGCACGACCTGCTGCCCGAGGCTCGCCGCCTCGGCTGCCGGGACGTCGTCACCGCCGGTCAGCGGCTCGGTCGGCCCCTCGGAGCGGGGCATGTCGAAGAGCGTCCCGGCGTCGTCGGCCGGGTAGCCCCCGTCGATCTTGTGCAGGCAGGCGTAGTTGTGCCAGCCCTTGAGGAGCGCGAGCGTCGGCCGGCGCGGCAGGCGGTCCGCGAGCGCCGCGGCGACCAGCGGTAGGTCACGCGACATGATCTGACGCTGCAGGGCGAGGGTCGCGGTCGAGACGATCACGCGCTCCCCCGCGTTGACGGCGTGGTGGACGGCCGGCACGAGGTAGCCGAGGGACTTCCCCGTGCCCGTCCCGGCCTGCACGAGGAGGTGCTCCCCGGAGGTCATGGCGGTCGACACGGCCTCGGCCATGTCGTGCTGCCCGTCTCGGCGTCCTCCGCCGAGCGCACCGACCGCGAGGTCCAGCAGCGTGTGCACCTCGTCGACGGATCCTGCGGTCACGGCGCTCGAGGTGTCCTTCACCCGAGGAGTCTACGGTCCGGCACCGGCCTCGGAGAGACCGGTGCCGGACCGTCGGGTGCGTCAGCCGCGGACGGCGACGGCCGCGAGCTCGGCAGCGAGCTCGTCGTCCACGCGACCGCGGAGCAGGGTGCCCTCGCCCACGTGCTCGAGGTGGTCGATCTCACCCTCGAGGTGCACCCGGTTGACGAGGTCTCCCCTGCTGTACGGGACGATGAGGTCGACCGTGACGCCCGGGTGCGGGAGCGCGCCCGAGATGAGGTCGAGCAGCTCGGTGATCCCCTCGCCGGTGTGCGCGGAGACCACGAGGGTCGTGCGCTCACGGCTGCGCAGCCGCGCGATCGTGTCCGGGTCGGCCAGGTCGGCCTTGTTGAGCACGATCACCTCGGGGACGTCGAGCGCCCCGGGGATGCCCTCGAGGACGTGGCGCACCGCTGCGATCTGCCCCTCGGGGTCGGGGTGCGACGCGTCGACGACGTGCAGCAGGAGGTCGGAGTCGGCGACCTCCTCGAGGGTCGACCGGAAGGCCTCGACCAGCTGGTGCGGCAGCGACCGGACGAACCCGACGGTGTCGGCGAGCGTGTAGACACGTCCGTCCGGGGTCTTGGTCCGGCGGACCGTCGGGTCGAGGGTCGCGAAGAGCGCGTTCTCGACCAGCACGCCCGCGCCGGTGAGCGCGTTGAGCAGGCTCGACTTGCCGGCGTTGGTGTACCCGGCGATCGCGACCGACGGGATCGCGTTGCGCTTGCGGGAGGACCGCTTGGTCTCACGAGACGGGGCCATGGCCGCGATCTCCCGGCGGAGCTTGGCCATCCGGTTGCGGATGCGTCGACGGTCGAGCTCGATCTTGGTCTCACCGGGTCCGCGCGACCCCATGCCCGCGCCGGCGCCACCGACCTGACCACCGGCCTGGCGGGACATCGACTCGCCCCAGCCTCGCAGGCGCGGGAGCAGGTACTCGAGCTGGGCGAGCTCGACCTGCGCCTTGCCCTCACGGGACTTGGCGTGCTGGGCGAAGATGTCGAGGATCAGCGCGGTGCGGTCGACGACCTTCACCTTGATGATGTCCTCGAGCGCACGGCGCTGGGACGGCGCGAGGTCGCCGTCGACGATGACCGTGTCGGCCCCGGTCGAGGCGACGACCGCGGCGAGCTCGGCGGCCTTGCCCGACCCGAGGTAGGTACCGGGGTCGGGGGTCTGGCGGCGCTGGAGCAGGCCGTCGAGGACCTGCGACCCGGCGGTCTCGGC
This genomic interval carries:
- a CDS encoding ATP-dependent DNA helicase — protein: MKDTSSAVTAGSVDEVHTLLDLAVGALGGGRRDGQHDMAEAVSTAMTSGEHLLVQAGTGTGKSLGYLVPAVHHAVNAGERVIVSTATLALQRQIMSRDLPLVAAALADRLPRRPTLALLKGWHNYACLHKIDGGYPADDAGTLFDMPRSEGPTEPLTGGDDVPAAEAASLGQQVVRLREWARATDTGDRDDLVPGVPDRAWRQVSVTSLECLGQRCPLIEECFPERARALAREADVVVTNHAMLGIAATGSPNVLPEHSVVVADEAHELADRVTAAATVELSVASIEHAARQARRHGGVLTTDLDAATADFGSLVAGLPAERFPEGLPEGARLAVAGVRDAARGVLSELKPEPKAGGGEGGADSGLKMAQSSMLQIFEIAERMTGEATGFDVLWCSRGAEGGFGAGMSKLHAAPLGVSGLLRTNLWSEKVGVLTSATLALGDSFDPVARSVGLERAATEADGTEAAGPAPRWRGLDVGSPFDYPRQGILYVAKNLPTPGQQSTTDDQVDEMAALITAAGGRTLGLFSSRRAAERAAELLRERLDVPILCQGDDQLPTLVKQFAADEATCLFGTLSLWQGVDVPGPACRLVMIDRIPFPRPDDPVKAARARYVESHGGNGFMQVAATHAALLLAQGAGRLVRTVEDKGVVAILDPRLVTARYGSFLVRSLPDFWRTTDRQVATSALERLSALG
- the hflX gene encoding GTPase HflX; the encoded protein is MTNSHEPRPEPAQGPSPTTVQRASDAAPSARDIAGDVVARVLARAGTARAEGSTQHSSHDGDQLDLAERSALRRVANLSTELEDVTEVEYRQLRLERVVLVGLWARDATDAEVSLRELAALAETAGSQVLDGLLQRRQTPDPGTYLGSGKAAELAAVVASTGADTVIVDGDLAPSQRRALEDIIKVKVVDRTALILDIFAQHAKSREGKAQVELAQLEYLLPRLRGWGESMSRQAGGQVGGAGAGMGSRGPGETKIELDRRRIRNRMAKLRREIAAMAPSRETKRSSRKRNAIPSVAIAGYTNAGKSSLLNALTGAGVLVENALFATLDPTVRRTKTPDGRVYTLADTVGFVRSLPHQLVEAFRSTLEEVADSDLLLHVVDASHPDPEGQIAAVRHVLEGIPGALDVPEVIVLNKADLADPDTIARLRSRERTTLVVSAHTGEGITELLDLISGALPHPGVTVDLIVPYSRGDLVNRVHLEGEIDHLEHVGEGTLLRGRVDDELAAELAAVAVRG